Proteins from a single region of Bdellovibrio bacteriovorus HD100:
- a CDS encoding Crp/Fnr family transcriptional regulator — MDAQSAIVKETYKPGDFIFFEGDIENHFYIVESGVVSIFTKDQMGKRIPICDIVDGESFGEFALISKSPRSASAQAVTDVVLVKVSEEGFQQLLSELPTWAECMLKSFTDRLQNMTEKIREAEQFRRRES; from the coding sequence ATGGACGCACAGAGCGCGATCGTAAAAGAGACATACAAACCCGGTGACTTCATCTTCTTTGAAGGTGACATCGAAAATCACTTTTACATTGTCGAAAGCGGTGTGGTGAGTATTTTCACCAAAGATCAAATGGGCAAACGAATTCCCATTTGCGACATCGTGGATGGTGAATCCTTTGGCGAGTTCGCTTTGATTTCCAAAAGCCCGCGATCCGCTTCGGCCCAAGCCGTTACCGACGTTGTGCTGGTGAAGGTATCTGAAGAGGGGTTCCAGCAACTTCTGTCAGAATTACCCACCTGGGCGGAGTGCATGCTGAAGTCCTTTACGGACCGCTTGCAGAACATGACGGAAAAGATCCGCGAAGCCGAACAGTTCCGCAGACGAGAGTCCTAA
- the radA gene encoding DNA repair protein RadA: protein MAKSKTKTIYTCQNCGAQRPRWEGKCSDCGAWNSYVEELQMPEVKTRGWSTGSGERESTGSKPVALDQRLEEVKLDRFDTSFEELNRVLGGGLAKGSFVLLGGSPGIGKSTLLLQMAGGLANNKHKVLYISGEESVSQTGSRAHRLGIRSPLIEVGCESNLTAVMEMARFKKPDVLVVDSIQTMFLPDLQAAPGSVSQVRECAGHLMGLAKHDGITVILIGHVTKDGNIAGPKVLEHMVDCVLSFDGDISYNFRLLRSLKNRFGAAHELGVFQMNSKGLEEVSNPSELFLEERGDQLIGSAVFASMEGTRPLLCEVQALTLSSPMAMPRRTALGIDINRLHLLTAVLDRHLDVRLAHNDIFINVVGGLKLVEPASDLAVAAAILSTEHRRDLDAKTCYFGEIGLTGEVRGVSFVEQRIKEADKLGFKHFVIPFSNKRHLEDVKLSKDKKISFVKNVHDLNKII, encoded by the coding sequence ATGGCAAAATCGAAAACTAAAACGATCTATACCTGTCAAAATTGTGGGGCCCAAAGACCAAGGTGGGAAGGCAAATGCTCTGACTGCGGCGCGTGGAACTCTTACGTTGAAGAACTGCAGATGCCGGAAGTGAAAACTCGAGGATGGTCTACAGGGTCTGGCGAACGCGAAAGCACAGGGTCTAAGCCAGTCGCGCTGGACCAAAGGCTTGAAGAAGTGAAGTTGGATCGTTTTGATACAAGTTTTGAAGAGCTCAATCGCGTGTTGGGCGGCGGTTTGGCCAAGGGAAGTTTCGTGCTTTTGGGGGGATCCCCGGGCATTGGAAAGTCCACTCTTTTGCTGCAAATGGCCGGTGGTTTAGCCAACAACAAGCACAAGGTTCTTTACATTTCCGGAGAAGAAAGTGTCTCTCAAACCGGGTCCCGGGCTCACCGCCTGGGCATCCGTTCGCCCCTGATTGAAGTCGGCTGTGAAAGCAATCTGACGGCCGTGATGGAAATGGCGCGATTCAAAAAACCGGATGTTCTGGTTGTCGACTCTATTCAAACGATGTTCCTGCCTGATTTGCAGGCAGCGCCGGGCTCTGTTTCCCAGGTGCGTGAATGTGCCGGGCACTTGATGGGCCTAGCCAAGCACGATGGCATCACCGTGATCCTGATTGGTCACGTCACCAAAGATGGCAACATCGCCGGTCCTAAAGTTTTGGAGCACATGGTGGACTGCGTGCTGTCCTTTGATGGCGATATTTCCTACAACTTCCGCCTGCTGCGCTCTTTGAAAAACCGTTTCGGGGCAGCTCACGAGCTGGGTGTGTTCCAAATGAACTCCAAGGGGTTGGAAGAGGTTTCCAATCCGTCAGAACTGTTCTTGGAAGAGCGCGGGGATCAACTGATTGGTTCTGCCGTGTTTGCTTCGATGGAAGGCACAAGACCTTTACTGTGCGAAGTTCAGGCGCTGACTTTATCAAGCCCCATGGCGATGCCCCGTCGCACGGCTTTGGGTATTGATATCAACCGTCTGCATCTTTTGACCGCCGTATTGGATCGTCACCTGGATGTGCGCCTGGCCCATAACGATATCTTTATCAATGTCGTTGGTGGTTTGAAGCTGGTGGAACCGGCTTCGGATCTGGCGGTGGCCGCAGCCATCTTGTCGACAGAACACCGTCGTGATCTTGACGCCAAGACTTGTTACTTTGGCGAAATCGGCCTGACTGGCGAAGTTCGTGGTGTATCCTTTGTTGAACAACGAATCAAAGAGGCCGACAAGCTGGGCTTTAAACATTTTGTTATTCCGTTTTCAAACAAACGTCACCTGGAAGACGTCAAGCTTTCCAAGGACAAGAAGATTTCGTTTGTCAAAAACGTGCATGATCTGAATAAAATCATCTAA
- a CDS encoding beta-sandwich domain-containing protein: MKLPLLSALLTAAVLLQSPVAGAQIRPGDRGGNDERRDDRRDNDRNDRHDDRRGPDQFHDRDDRRYDDDRRDDRRDDRRHGGIRPDRPPVRPGPRPDPYPQPYPPHRPDPYPPYPNPPHPPNNYGESTVRFYGVSRRSGGEWLRVAFNYASYVDYVRVNPYFNGVQLHETYAITQSGRRIQLRQLSYTGTFYYSLTSEYLTAGERIVAIDLRAESMGGNADLNVTVTSSYGAPSIYPIRY, encoded by the coding sequence ATGAAACTACCATTGCTGAGTGCCCTTTTGACCGCAGCCGTTTTGCTGCAAAGTCCCGTAGCCGGAGCGCAAATCCGCCCGGGTGATCGTGGTGGCAACGACGAGCGTCGTGATGACCGCCGCGACAACGATCGCAACGATCGTCACGATGATCGCCGCGGACCTGACCAATTCCATGACCGTGATGACCGCCGTTATGACGACGATCGACGTGATGATCGCAGAGACGACCGCCGCCACGGTGGTATTCGTCCGGATCGTCCTCCAGTCAGACCGGGTCCTCGTCCGGATCCCTATCCACAGCCATATCCTCCACACCGCCCGGATCCATATCCGCCGTATCCAAACCCGCCTCATCCACCGAACAACTACGGTGAATCCACAGTGCGTTTCTATGGAGTTTCCCGTCGCAGTGGTGGCGAGTGGCTGCGTGTGGCGTTCAACTATGCTTCCTATGTGGACTATGTTCGTGTGAATCCGTATTTCAACGGTGTTCAATTGCATGAAACCTATGCGATCACTCAAAGTGGCCGTCGTATCCAGCTTCGTCAGTTGAGCTACACGGGTACTTTCTATTACAGCCTGACTTCAGAGTATCTGACGGCAGGGGAGCGTATTGTGGCAATTGATCTGCGTGCTGAATCCATGGGTGGGAATGCGGATCTGAATGTGACGGTGACGTCCAGCTACGGTGCACCTTCCATCTATCCAATTCGTTATTAG
- the glpK gene encoding glycerol kinase GlpK: protein MSSFIMAIDQGTTSSRTCIINQAGGLVAEAREAFKQIFPKPGWVEHDPEDIWYSTQRSMRLALEKAKIKGSQIRTIGITNQRETVMLWDAKSGKALHNAIVWQCRRTQDLCEKLKKNKKEKIITAKTGLVLDPYFSATKIQWLLKNVPNAAKKAKDGQALAGTVDSFLLWKLTAGHSHKTDVSNASRTMLMNIHTGWWDEDLLKIFGVPEAILPEICPSNSDFGVTQGLGFMPDGIPITGIVGDQQAALFGQTCFETGDSKCTFGTGSFLLLNTGKKAVKSKNKLLTTIAWKLKNQEMTYALEGGAFVCGAAVQWLRDGLGLIQQSSDVEALAKTVDGTDGVEFVPALTGLGAPHWQPEARGLICGLTRGSTKAHIARATLEAMALQNVDILNTMQRDLGKKLRGVRVDGGAAANDLLMQMQADYCGANVVRPQNLETTALGAAFMAGLGAGVWKDLKEIKRVWKVNKEFKVKMTPKARKERLQRWAQALERV, encoded by the coding sequence ATGTCTTCTTTTATCATGGCCATTGACCAAGGGACAACCAGCTCAAGAACATGCATTATCAATCAAGCCGGAGGTCTTGTCGCCGAGGCTCGTGAGGCATTCAAACAAATCTTCCCGAAACCAGGCTGGGTTGAACATGATCCTGAAGATATCTGGTATTCCACGCAAAGGTCCATGCGTCTGGCGCTGGAAAAAGCAAAAATCAAAGGATCGCAGATTCGCACGATTGGCATCACCAATCAGCGTGAAACTGTGATGCTTTGGGACGCGAAGTCCGGAAAAGCCCTGCATAACGCCATTGTCTGGCAGTGTCGCCGCACGCAGGATCTGTGTGAAAAGCTCAAGAAAAACAAAAAAGAAAAGATCATCACCGCCAAGACGGGTTTGGTGCTGGATCCTTATTTCTCAGCCACCAAAATTCAGTGGTTGCTTAAGAATGTCCCGAACGCGGCAAAGAAGGCCAAAGACGGGCAGGCTCTGGCCGGCACCGTCGACAGCTTCTTGTTGTGGAAACTGACTGCAGGGCATTCACATAAGACAGATGTCAGTAATGCCTCCCGTACGATGTTGATGAACATCCACACCGGGTGGTGGGATGAGGACCTTTTGAAAATCTTTGGTGTGCCTGAAGCCATCCTGCCAGAGATCTGTCCGTCCAATTCTGATTTTGGTGTGACCCAAGGTCTGGGTTTTATGCCCGACGGAATTCCAATCACAGGTATTGTGGGGGACCAGCAGGCGGCCTTGTTTGGGCAGACATGTTTTGAAACCGGAGATTCCAAGTGCACCTTCGGCACCGGAAGTTTCCTGCTTTTAAACACCGGCAAAAAAGCCGTGAAATCGAAAAACAAATTGCTGACCACGATTGCCTGGAAACTAAAAAATCAGGAGATGACTTACGCACTGGAGGGTGGCGCCTTTGTCTGTGGAGCTGCGGTTCAGTGGCTGCGCGACGGCCTGGGGTTGATCCAGCAGTCTTCGGATGTTGAAGCTCTGGCAAAAACAGTCGACGGCACTGATGGGGTGGAATTTGTTCCCGCCCTGACGGGACTGGGGGCTCCGCACTGGCAGCCGGAAGCACGTGGCCTGATTTGCGGTCTTACCCGTGGCAGCACCAAAGCCCACATTGCGCGCGCGACGTTGGAAGCCATGGCCTTGCAAAACGTGGATATCCTGAACACCATGCAAAGAGATCTGGGAAAAAAGCTGCGCGGAGTCCGTGTCGACGGAGGTGCGGCGGCCAATGATTTGTTAATGCAGATGCAGGCGGATTACTGCGGAGCCAACGTGGTTCGTCCCCAAAATCTTGAAACGACAGCTTTGGGGGCCGCATTTATGGCGGGTCTTGGGGCTGGTGTGTGGAAAGACCTGAAAGAGATCAAACGCGTCTGGAAAGTGAACAAAGAATTCAAAGTAAAGATGACCCCGAAAGCCCGCAAAGAACGTTTGCAGCGCTGGGCACAGGCGCTGGAGCGAGTGTAA
- a CDS encoding lysophospholipid acyltransferase family protein, translating to MKNFLKKPNEKIFGLRSLDRDTLIFRVLPRFLLEILRKYFRLEIEGVENIPRRGAVILAPNHSGYTGFDAFLLGHVVQQEAKRIPRVLTHHFWFLTETTAIPANKMGFTEATYENGINALKKGNAIVLFPEGEQGNFKPTTERYQLQEFKRGFVRMALEAQCPIVPVVILGAEETHINLKKLKFTKFLKGSVIPLPLNVIPLPAKWRIRFLEPITLPYKPSAVDDADLVHEIAQDIQERMQTAVEEEIQKRGNAFL from the coding sequence ATGAAGAATTTCCTGAAGAAACCCAACGAAAAAATCTTTGGCTTACGATCTCTGGATCGTGACACTTTGATTTTCCGTGTGCTGCCGCGTTTTCTGCTGGAGATCCTGCGCAAGTACTTCCGGCTGGAGATTGAGGGTGTTGAAAACATCCCGCGCCGCGGGGCCGTGATCCTGGCCCCCAATCACTCGGGTTACACCGGTTTTGATGCCTTCTTGCTGGGCCACGTGGTGCAACAAGAAGCCAAACGCATTCCCCGCGTGCTGACACATCACTTTTGGTTTCTGACCGAAACGACCGCCATCCCTGCGAACAAAATGGGTTTCACCGAAGCCACTTATGAAAACGGCATCAATGCGCTGAAAAAAGGAAATGCGATTGTTTTGTTCCCGGAAGGCGAACAGGGCAACTTCAAACCCACGACCGAACGCTATCAGCTGCAGGAATTCAAGCGGGGCTTTGTGCGTATGGCCCTGGAAGCCCAGTGCCCGATTGTTCCGGTGGTGATCTTAGGTGCCGAAGAAACTCATATTAATTTGAAAAAGCTCAAATTCACCAAGTTCTTGAAGGGCTCGGTGATTCCTTTGCCTTTGAACGTAATTCCCCTGCCCGCCAAGTGGCGCATTCGCTTCCTCGAACCAATCACTCTGCCCTACAAGCCATCGGCCGTAGACGACGCGGATCTGGTTCACGAAATCGCGCAAGACATCCAGGAACGGATGCAAACTGCGGTTGAGGAAGAAATCCAAAAACGCGGCAACGCTTTCCTTTGA
- a CDS encoding PilZ domain-containing protein has protein sequence MATPLSGQTIFKKVAVSEKKMLFREIADDKLQLSMKGSVNEEVFHLIAVQTDKDETLLCHHTADSKNVTQPQKVVVNFPFKSERYFLQTELSFSVGWAVLRTDVDLFQLQRRANARIDIPGKYEAIFSILHHGGKVHFVETRVRDVSAGGLKIEFKGTVPELKIGDQIKGALRLGVRRAMEFDVEVRFAQKREVDGQIIQTAGLQFLNVTNILETRLLSLMMDLQRELFFKVPQEINS, from the coding sequence ATGGCCACACCGCTGTCGGGTCAGACCATTTTTAAAAAAGTCGCAGTGTCGGAAAAGAAAATGCTTTTTCGGGAGATCGCCGACGATAAGCTGCAGCTGTCAATGAAGGGCTCAGTGAATGAAGAGGTCTTTCACCTGATTGCGGTTCAGACTGACAAGGACGAAACGCTGCTGTGTCATCACACGGCGGACTCGAAAAATGTCACCCAACCGCAGAAGGTTGTGGTGAACTTTCCTTTTAAGAGCGAACGCTACTTCCTGCAAACCGAACTGAGTTTCAGTGTCGGGTGGGCGGTTCTTAGGACCGATGTGGATTTGTTCCAGCTGCAAAGAAGGGCCAACGCCCGCATTGATATCCCGGGCAAATACGAAGCCATTTTCAGCATTCTTCACCACGGTGGGAAGGTGCATTTTGTCGAAACTCGGGTGCGCGACGTCAGCGCCGGTGGCTTGAAGATTGAATTCAAGGGTACTGTGCCTGAGCTGAAAATCGGGGATCAGATCAAAGGGGCCTTGCGCCTCGGTGTTCGTCGCGCCATGGAGTTTGATGTGGAGGTGCGTTTTGCCCAGAAGCGGGAAGTCGATGGGCAGATCATTCAGACTGCTGGTTTGCAGTTCCTGAACGTCACAAATATCCTGGAGACGCGCCTATTGAGTCTGATGATGGATCTGCAGCGCGAACTGTTCTTTAAAGTACCCCAAGAAATAAATTCATAG
- a CDS encoding substrate-binding domain-containing protein — protein sequence MLSSFKHLFLTALLWLLPLSFGQASALEVPVWSGPASGPKAQEGRRIIFIASDLKNGGAAAVSEGFLSAGRMLKWNITIRDGQGSRAKIQKALNEAIQAGSDGIVLGGFDAADFRAEIKKAQSAHIKIVGWHSAPRPGSSSLMFSNVTTDPLTVAEKAARLVCEGSEKSGVVIFTDNDFSIARAKTLHMKKYIDDHKNCNVLEIMDVQISKAEHLMPGAVARLNERFGKKWTHSLAINDIYFDHINFPLKNIGRKDLINVSAGDGSATALHRIKSGLSQQVATIAEPLKAQGWQVADELNRAFAGSGESGYTTEPLVITQEVLKNLKDGNLDSKMNYKEAYSKIWYP from the coding sequence ATGCTTAGCTCATTTAAACATCTTTTTTTAACAGCTTTGCTTTGGCTTTTGCCACTGTCCTTTGGGCAGGCTTCCGCCCTGGAGGTGCCTGTCTGGAGCGGGCCTGCCTCGGGCCCAAAAGCGCAAGAAGGGCGCAGAATCATTTTTATCGCCTCGGATCTTAAGAACGGCGGCGCGGCCGCCGTCAGCGAAGGCTTTCTTTCCGCCGGGCGAATGCTGAAATGGAATATCACGATTCGAGATGGCCAGGGAAGCCGCGCCAAGATCCAAAAAGCCCTGAACGAAGCCATTCAAGCCGGGTCCGATGGAATTGTTCTCGGGGGTTTTGACGCCGCCGACTTCCGCGCCGAGATCAAAAAAGCCCAATCCGCCCATATCAAAATCGTGGGCTGGCATTCAGCCCCCCGCCCCGGCAGCTCCTCCCTGATGTTTTCAAATGTGACGACAGACCCTTTGACCGTGGCCGAAAAAGCCGCCCGGTTGGTGTGTGAAGGTTCTGAAAAATCAGGCGTCGTGATCTTCACTGACAACGATTTTTCAATTGCCCGGGCAAAAACCCTGCACATGAAAAAGTATATTGATGATCACAAGAACTGCAATGTCCTGGAAATCATGGATGTGCAAATCTCCAAAGCCGAACATCTGATGCCGGGGGCGGTCGCCCGACTGAACGAACGCTTCGGCAAAAAGTGGACTCACAGTCTGGCGATCAACGACATCTATTTTGATCACATCAACTTTCCCTTAAAAAACATCGGTCGCAAGGATTTGATCAATGTCTCGGCGGGGGATGGTTCCGCCACGGCTCTGCACAGAATCAAATCCGGACTGTCCCAACAAGTGGCCACCATTGCAGAACCCTTAAAAGCCCAGGGCTGGCAGGTCGCAGACGAATTAAACCGCGCCTTTGCCGGAAGCGGTGAAAGCGGATATACAACGGAACCTTTGGTGATTACACAGGAAGTTTTGAAGAACTTAAAAGATGGAAATCTGGATTCAAAGATGAACTATAAAGAAGCTTACTCGAAAATCTGGTATCCCTGA